From a single Apium graveolens cultivar Ventura chromosome 2, ASM990537v1, whole genome shotgun sequence genomic region:
- the LOC141706929 gene encoding small ribosomal subunit protein bS6m isoform X2 has translation MPLYDCMLLLKPHIKKPDIMDLVSRVGKHIYQRNGVLTDMKSMGTVQLGYGIKKLDGRHFQGQLLQMTMMAPPSINKELHYLNKEDRLLRWLLVKHRDVKIGLDILQEDYTGKMELSKFRSRLFDNEDKDMDFDDDEDDDDDEEYNVDGIMLDD, from the exons ATGCCTCTATATGATTGTATGCTGTTATTGAAGCCACACATAAAAAAGCCTGATATAATGGATCTTGTTTCTCGTGTGGGCAAGCATATTTACCAAAGAAATGGTGTTCTTACTGATATGAAGTCTATGGGCACTGTTCAATTGGGATATGGCATCAAGAAACTTGATGGTAGACACTTTCAG GGACAACTGTTGCAGATGACAATGATGGCTCCACCTAGCATAAATAAAGAGCTACATTATTTGAACAAGGAAGACAGGTTGCTGCGTTGGCTTTTGGTAAAACATAGAGACGTTAAAATTGGGTTGGACATTCTGCAGGAGGACTACACTGGAAAAATGGAGTTAAGCAAGTTCAGGAGCAGACTGTTTGACAATGAAGATAAAGACATGGATTTTGATGACGATGAAGATGACGACGATGATGAGGAATATAATGTGGACGGAATCATGTTAGATgattga
- the LOC141706929 gene encoding uncharacterized protein LOC141706929 isoform X1 → MYLSINTHISLHFLHINLIFLNLIFLNFRTMPLYDCMLLLKPHIKKPDIMDLVSRVGKHIYQRNGVLTDMKSMGTVQLGYGIKKLDGRHFQGQLLQMTMMAPPSINKELHYLNKEDRLLRWLLVKHRDVKIGLDILQEDYTGKMELSKFRSRLFDNEDKDMDFDDDEDDDDDEEYNVDGIMLDD, encoded by the exons ATGTATCTGTCTATAAATACACACATTTCATTACATTTCTTGCACATAAACCTAATTTTCTTGAATTTAATTTTCTTGAATTTCAGAACAATGCCTCTATATGATTGTATGCTGTTATTGAAGCCACACATAAAAAAGCCTGATATAATGGATCTTGTTTCTCGTGTGGGCAAGCATATTTACCAAAGAAATGGTGTTCTTACTGATATGAAGTCTATGGGCACTGTTCAATTGGGATATGGCATCAAGAAACTTGATGGTAGACACTTTCAG GGACAACTGTTGCAGATGACAATGATGGCTCCACCTAGCATAAATAAAGAGCTACATTATTTGAACAAGGAAGACAGGTTGCTGCGTTGGCTTTTGGTAAAACATAGAGACGTTAAAATTGGGTTGGACATTCTGCAGGAGGACTACACTGGAAAAATGGAGTTAAGCAAGTTCAGGAGCAGACTGTTTGACAATGAAGATAAAGACATGGATTTTGATGACGATGAAGATGACGACGATGATGAGGAATATAATGTGGACGGAATCATGTTAGATgattga